In one Lottiidibacillus patelloidae genomic region, the following are encoded:
- a CDS encoding CtsR family transcriptional regulator: MRNISDVIEEYLKSVIKKSDSSVVEIKRNEIADRFQCVPSQINYVINTRFTIEKGYLVESKRGGGGFIRISKVEANNQADLLDDLYRMIDNRVSQTTSDHFIIRLLEESVITKREAQIMLSVLHRNVLSVELPLRDELRAKMLRAMVMSLRYKI; encoded by the coding sequence ATGCGAAATATATCTGATGTTATTGAAGAATATTTAAAAAGTGTTATAAAAAAAAGTGATAGTAGTGTAGTTGAAATAAAAAGAAATGAAATAGCCGATAGGTTTCAATGTGTCCCCTCACAAATAAATTATGTTATTAACACTCGATTTACTATTGAAAAAGGCTATTTAGTAGAAAGTAAACGCGGAGGCGGAGGTTTTATTCGCATCAGTAAAGTAGAAGCAAATAATCAAGCTGATTTACTTGATGACTTGTATCGCATGATTGATAACCGTGTTTCTCAAACTACTTCAGATCACTTTATCATTCGTCTGTTAGAAGAAAGTGTTATTACAAAACGGGAAGCCCAAATAATGCTGAGTGTTTTACACCGAAACGTGCTTAGTGTTGAACTTCCACTTCGTGATGAATTAAGAGCAAAAATGCTAAGAGCTATGGTAATGAGCTTAAGATATAAAATATAG